A genomic stretch from Mobula birostris isolate sMobBir1 unplaced genomic scaffold, sMobBir1.hap1 scaffold_1234, whole genome shotgun sequence includes:
- the LOC140192373 gene encoding EGF-containing fibulin-like extracellular matrix protein 2, protein NLVSAPDCGRPVNPVPLCLAPDIDECSYSNYLCHYQCVNEPGSFSCVCPKGYQLLGTRICQDVNECETGQHQCAEGQYCTNVYGGFRCAPRDHCQEPYVQVSDNRCLCRSSDAACEDKPASIVFRYMSITSERSVPSDIFQIQATSIYPGAYNTFRIKAGNEQGEFYIRQLNNISAMLVLVKQVTGPQEFVLDLEMVTVNPLMSYQSSSVLRLTIDVGAYSF, encoded by the exons aatctcgtgtctgCTCCCGACTGTGGCCGCCCCGTTAACCCTGTGCCGCTCTGTCTTGCCCCAGACATCGACGAGTGCAGCTATTCAAACTACCTGTGTCACTACCAGTGCGTCAATGAGCCAGGCAGCTTCTCCTGCGTCTGCCCCAAAGGGTACCAGCTCCTCGGCACCAGGATCTGTCAAG ACGTGAACGAGTGCGAGACGGGACAGCACCAGTGCGCCGAGGGGCAGTACTGCACCAACGTGTATGGGGGCTTCCGCTGCGCGCCGAGGGACCACTGCCAGGAGCCCTACGTCCAGGTGTCCGACAA CCGCTGCCTTTGCCGGTCCTCAGACGCAGCGTGTGAGGACAAACCGGCCTCCATCGTCTTCCGCTACATGAGCATCACGTCGGAGCGCAGCGTCCCGTCCGACATCTTCCAGATCCAGGCCACCAGCATCTACCCCGGCGCCTACAACACCTTCCGCATCAAGGCCGGCAACGAGCAGGGGGAGTTCTACATCAGG CAACTCAACAACATCAGCGCCATGCTGGTGCTGGTCAAACAGGTGACGGGTCCGCAGGAGTTTGTCCTGGATCTGGAGATGGTGACTGTCAACCCACTGATGTCCTACCAGTCGAGCTCCGTGCTGAGGCTGACCATAGACGTGGGTGCTTACTCCTTCTAG